The sequence GGGTGTTTGGCAAGAAGTACTCGGAAGCCAAAGAGTGGGCCAGTGGTGAGGGAGGGGTGGATGTCCAGACTCAGGGTGAGAGGGCTTGGCTTTTAGTCCTTTACGCACTGTACACACAGAAAATTCCCGGACCTGAGCAGGAGTTCCTCCAAGGTAGGTAACGAGCAACATAAGTGATTTTCAGCTCTGTACAAATAGGGAGCACGAAGGCAAGCAAACGCCACCCTGCAGCCTCAGTGATGTTCATCCCTGATCTCTGACCCCTAAGAGGCCGAGCTCCTCTGCCTGGGATCAGCTGCCTCCGGTTTCAGTAGGAAAATCCTCCTGAGTTTTTACTTTCTCTGGCTCGGCGATGCACTCTTCTCACTCACTTTCTCTGGCTTGGCGATTCTCAATCCCCTATGATTCGGCTCATTACCTACACTTCTAGGCCTGCTTTGTCCACACCTTCCAGCCCATTAGGCACTTCCCCCGAAAGTCCTGTTACCCTCCCTGAAGCTGAAAATGAACTGATAGTTGggagctgctctgaagccagccAGGGAACCAGCTGCTCCATGTTTACCAGATGGACAGAGGGtaccaagaacaaaagaaaacacaggtCACTAAGGACTCCCCACAGTGCCCTCCAGCACCAAACCCCCACATACCTGCGGCAACCAGGGATTCTCATTTTCCAGAGTACAAAACTAAACCACACTTCCTATCTTAAATTGACACATCAGCAAAACTAGGAACATTCTGTTCtgcctgttaaaaaacaaaaccatgggcctggccccgtggccaaATGGTTAAGGttccacgtgctccgcttcagcggcctgggttcacaggttcagatcccaggcacagacctactccactcactagccatgctgtggaggtgtccacatacaaaaaaatagaggagggggCCGGTCTGGGGGCATAGTGATTAAGCTCACGTgcttcacttcagcagcccatgtttcacaggtttggatcccaggtgtggatctacacactgttcatcaagtcatgctgtggcggcatcccacatacaaaatagaggcagactggcacagatgttagcttagggacaatcttcttcaagtaaaaagaggaagattgcaacagatgttagcgcagggccaatctttctcgccaaaaaaaaaaaaagaaaaaaaaatagagggggattggcacagatgttagctcagggcgaatcatcctcagaaaaaaaacccccaaaaaacaacaaaaaaactactacCACCAAgaccacaaccaccaccaccaccagcaccttAATCTGAATAGTAGATACTTCATGCTGACTAGCTTCATTAACAGTGTAACATATCCCTTGACACACAATGGAAAGCTGTTGTAATCCTGAAATTCTCGTCTGCCTTCTTTACACAAAGTTTAACTCACTTTCTCAATCTTAAACTTATTCTCCCTTCATGAACACACTGAGGGGAAATGAGGACTTGATAACTTCCCTCCTACAGAGAGAAAAActcaggcccagagaagtgaagagcCTGGCCCACATCCCACAGTAGAAAGTCAAGGTCAGAGCTCTGACCAGACTCCTGGTTTCAcgacagcccactcagtcccagCCACCAGTTCTCACCAGCACCTGACGAAGAGAGCCAGGTGGTAAGCACGACTATGCTCTCGGATCTCATCCCAAAGGGTGGTCTAGAAGGCCCACGATTCCCGGCCTTTTCATGGCCAAGGTCTTCTCCCACTATTTCTCTTAAATAGGCCCAATATTTCTGCACTATGCTGCCCATTAAAGTGTGTTTCATTAGTAGTATCTTCTTTTAATTCACCAGAAGTCATAAAACTGCCCATTATCTCCTGCTGTTTGACTGATAGGCATGAAATATCCAAATTCTGCTGCCAAATACTAAGAAAGTTAATGTTTTAGTTAACCAGTGCAGCTACAGTTGGTAACGCCCAATTTCCATCAAGcactttgaaatattaaaaacagcTAATATACAACTTTTTAGGAGAGCAAATTAGTAATGCCCATTAACATTTCAAATGTGTGTCTCTCTTCTCCTATTATTTCTGTAGGAAAGGCTGCTAGTACACACATGCAAAGTGTCTGTGCAAGGACGCTCACTGCAGCGCTGTTTGTGATGgtggaaaactggaaacaacatgaATGTCCATCAGTGGAAGGCAGCATATCCATACAGTGCAATACCATGCAGAAAGAGGTAAATGTGGATTTACTGACGTGAAAAAATGTCCACGATAcagtaagttaaaaaataaaagcaaaagggCAGCAGAACAGAGCATGTACAGTGTGAACCCATTCCATTACTAGGGTACACCAGAATAAGATGTCGGGAAGAATCAAACTTAACAGGGACAGGAGAATTGTGAGAGTTTTTTACTTTTCActttctgtattgtttgaatttttcatgAACACATATTGCTTTTGTAATTAGGGCAAGATACACATGGGAACTTGCCTGTTCCAGACCTACTCAAAAtatcaaagaataaaagaaacaaagaaaaaaaccaagtAGGGCTTCTCTCACTGCCAATTCCTGCTTTAACAGAGCCCTGAAACCATAATCTGGCCACATTAAAGGCACCTCAGCCAGCACCTCCCCTTCACCCACACCCCTGGAGCAGCTGAAGTTCTAGTAATGCTCCTTTGGAGGTTTTGGCTCCCTAAAGTCACCCTTTAGTCTCCCTAAAGTCTCCAGCTCAGCCACTTCGCAGAGTCGAAGGCGGGCAGCACAGGTGTAATCAGCAGCAAGGGGATACCAGTGGAGCTATTCATAAAGCAACGTCTGGGGGTGAACACTAAGCAGCCAGGGAAGCCTGTTCCAAGATACAGGCAaataacagaaaaaggaaataaaccaaCACATATTCTCATAACTGTTTCTCCTTTGACTACGGCTACAACAGTCTCATAGTCCAACCCATGAGAGAAGAGAATGGGGTAAATGCATGACAGTGGCTTTAGGACAACTCAGATTCTAGTTGGGGAGAAGAGAGTGGAGCTTGGAAAGGAGAAATCAGAGCCCGGAGCAGGAATTAGCCTAGAGCACAGGAAAGAGACCTGAGATTACCGCTTTCATGACTAATCAAAAGCCCTCAAGACAGAAAAACCACAGAAGAGGGAAGAAGGCAGATAGGAGATTCCTATGGAGAATAAAGCAGAGCTAGGAGAACAGACACAGGGCATTGTGCAGGGTAGGAGACTCCCACAATTATCAACTCCCCTCTCCCACAgctctctgctctcttttggATCAAATGTCCTAGTAACACGAGTGCACCTCTCTTTAAGATGTGCATCCCATACCGCAAAATCTGAGTTACAATACTGTTAAACAAGAGGAAAAAACATTCTTTACTGAAAATATAATTCTTCACAGGGCACTTTTAAATAATGTGCTCCCAGCACAACATTTAGAGCATAATTCAATCTATATATAATGTTTCAGGAATAAATACAACATGCAAATAGAGTCACTAGTGGAAAATAACACACCTTAGCTGTGTGTCCAACACTCTTCTAAGTGCCTTCCTATATTTACTCGTTTAATTCTCACATCCCTCTGGGGGGAGATACCATTAGCGTCCCCATTTTATAAAGGAGTACACTGAGGCGTGGAGAGGAGCAACTTGTTCAAGGGCACCCAGCTAGGAAGTAGTaaaaccaggatccaaaccaggcagtctgactgCAGAGACTGCACTCAAACATCATACTATACTAGTTATCTCCCACGGGGTATTTGCCTTTGGTACCTGGCTTCCTGCCCTGGCAGAGAAAGGAGACCCTAATCACAGAGGTGCACCAACCCCAGGATCACATCCAAACAAGCTGACTCTGCAAAGCCCAAACCCCAGCAAGCCTCAAGGGTGCTGGTGAAAGAGATTATCACCACTAATCATGAGACTAACAAGAGCCTGACATCAAGGTCGAGACTCTAGGCAAAGCTTTGAACAAGAGATGATCCCAGGTCTCATGATGGTCTGCTTTTCCACCTGCTGATATATATAACCACTGAAGCGAGAAGAATAGACTGACAGGGTTCCAAAGGAAAGGTGCAATCTGGAAGCAGGGGCAAGGGTTAGCATTCCTTGAGGTTCCCCGAAACATTTGGGGACCAGCTGCCCAGGACCTTCTGGAGTGGGCTATGCAGGCTTGCAGCCTTAATGATGCTTAGGCATGCAGAATCATGCGGACAGGGAATGACACTTCATCTCTCTGCAAACCCACCTGCTGTTTCGCTCTAAAAGATTGGCATGAAAATGCTCCTGAGAAACCTGTCCCCAGAGGAATGAACTTGCAGGGAAAATAGTTTATAAAGTGCAAAGGCTAAACCTGTGAGAAAGTAAGGTGCCCCAGACACAGTGAGGAGTCAAATGTCATGGCGGATTCCCCCGAGGCCTGCAGAAATGAGCTACTGGCTCTGATGTGCAGTTTCTGCAGCAAGCAGCACCCTCACCAAACTTAGCCCAGGACACAAAGGGAAACTGTTAACAGTATCAGCTCCAAGCAACTCCTGCACCCTGCCACTCTGCCTTACTCATTGTGTGTACAACAATGCTTACCTTAACTTTCAACATCATTCAAGTGTGAAGATAGCCCCAGAAGATAGAGATTCGGTTAAAGAAAGCAGTAAGAAAATGCTGGGCTACACCAGCAAGCCAGCCCCAAGGACAGACATTTCACGGAGTCTACTTGTTTCAGACAGAAAATTCTGCTTGCAGACTTTGTTTTAAATTGTCATGTCAAAGAATTATTTCTCACTCCCACCAAGCAGCAAGCAGTTGGATTGTAATCTATTTTCCAAAGACAAAATCCTAGGAGAGACCAGCCTCTCCTCTTTCCCAGAACTCACAACATTTCTTCTCTGACATTCGAAGACTTGAGGTTTTGGTTTCACAGCTATTGTTGTTCTGTTCTGAGGAAGATGTAAAATTCCCAGACATGGCAGCTCTTCAGGAGATGTCTGGAAGAGACAAAAGGAAtgtaaggaagggaaggaaggagacatCCCTCAAAACATTCAGTGGAGAGGATCAGTGTGGTACAAGTGAAAGAACTCTGGGCCAAGAGTGAAGTCCAGCCCTTTCTCCCAGTTAATAGTTACATGCCCTTGGATAAGTCATGAACCTCCCTAGCCCTCTGTCCTCATTTATAAAGAGAGTTGCACTAGAACTTGCACTTATAATGCTGACAGTTTACAGTCACATAAATTATCTCCTTCAATCCTTCCAATAATCCCGTAATAAGGCAGATTTTGCTACCATTATtatttctccccattttacagattgaaaAACTGAGGTTAATCAAAGTAAGTGGCTTATCCAAGTTCCTTCCTGACCTCAGATTCTAGTTTAAGAATGTGGGGAGAGTAGTGGCAGTTGGGGGTGGGTGAGTTTCGAATAGATCAAGTTCATTATCGTAAAGTAATTGCAGTCCAATGGTAGGATTCAGTCCTgaacaaaatgagagaaataggGAAATCTCAAAGATGTTCCCTGAGGGAAAAACTGTAACTGGACCCTGAGACGGCCCTAGCACGTCACCATTTCTCCTCTGGCGTTATTCTCCAGCCCCTGCTGTGCACCTTCTCCCCATCTAGCCCTGGGGCACAAACAGGTGTTAAaggacttccccaaggtcacctgCAGAATAAGGGGTAAGTCCTGACTCGAACTAGGGTAGGAGAGCACCGAGCTCACTTcccaaacccagacaagggacTTGTGAGGACGAAAGGTCCTATTGCTTCAAGGACCTTGCACTGTCCTTCCACTGACCACACAAATCCTCCCACCCAAACACCAGCGGCAGCTCCCAGCCCCTGAACGTCCGCATTCCCGACAATGCCCGGGGGCAGGCACGTCCCTAGAACACAGAGGGATCCTCGTCCCGCACCTCATCCGGGTGCACgcagccccctcctcccgcccGCCCGTGCCCTCCCAGGCGCTGTACAGCTGTCGCTCACCCTACGATCCCTCCTAAGATCCCTCCCGGCAGTGGCCCCGGCACTTCCCCCCCGGCACGCGGCAGACCAGAGCTGACAGTGGCCAGGGACCGGGTACTCCAATCACCGGCAAATCACGTGCCCCTGCATGGCTCCGCCCACTCTCGCCTTGGTCCTCACCTGGAGAGAATCTTCGACCAATCGAGCGCCCGCAGGCACCAGGGGGCGGGGCTCAAGTCAGACTCGCTGACGCCAGCTCCATAAGGAGCTTGGAACTGTGAAGGGAAAAGATTAGAGGCTCCCAAGTTCCCCAGCGCTGTCGAGGTTGGTTGCGTCGTTGCTTGGCAACGAATAGGGCTGGGGGCGGGATTAATAAAAAGCACTGCGTTTTTTCCATACTCTCGCGAGAGTGGACTAAGCAGACTTCTTCAGAGGGTATGACTGGTGACAGGAAAACTTTGCAGAGATTAACGCTTTCTTCCCTGAATCCCAGCGGCATCTCGTTAGATCTATAAATTGGAACGTAAGCTTTAGAAGGTGCTTTGCTAGAGTAAGCTACCACAGCACTGGAGCTGATGACACCCTTAGGGTGTTTGCATATCCTTCCCATAGGTCAGACATTGTAACTAAGAAAATCACTACTCTCATCGCTGAACCAGGAGCTCCCCTGGACCCATCCAAATCCTCCAGCGGACGTCTAATCACCTTCTTTATTCTCCCTCCTACCTCCCACGCTATACCATCTGTTATGGTCAACTtgaagaaccaaagagaaaattgCTCCAGCAGAAAATTGGGTCATGAAAGGTGGGAAAAGATGTACAGATTCCATATAACTTATTCAGAAGTTAAGGTGAGTTTGCACTTTTCAAGTGAACTTTTCACAGTTGCACCCAGGACCGTTTGATGCTTGATTCTGTGGATAAAGCCACTCTACACAGGGTAGGACTTGCTGTTCTGAATCCACGATGAAAAAGAACGATGAGTATTGGCTTCTTGGAAGAGAGAGTAATTCAGAGATGTCTTTATTCCTCCTTCACCCGGGATTAAATTCATCCTTCAAAACAACTCAAATAGTATCTCCTCTTTGGAGCTTTTTACAACTCCTAGTATGTTATAGGCGCCCTCTCTGTGCCTGTACAACTCTGACTTTAtccattcagcaagtatttattgagcacttatctGCGAGGCACAGTCCTTAGTTCTAGAGATACAGGGTTGAAAAAGGTCACATAATCTAGCATTACCACGTGGCTGTGAAATTCAGTGGCTATGCGTCCTTTACACCCCACCCTCTCTCTCTATTACAGTGAGTACTTGTTATTCTGAAGGCAGGAATGGAATCGTCTTCATATTTGTATACCCAGGGCGTGAACTGGAATCTGGATGACATAGGTTAGTCCTCTTCATTCCTCCCCCATATACTGCCACCACCTGAATGTAGCAACTGCCCTGGGCCCAAATGCTGACCTCATACTGTGCTTTCTGATGTGGCAAATGGACATTGTCAGGTTGCAGTCTCACGGAGGAAAGGCCAGTCGGCCGGCCCCTTTAATCTCAATGAGTCAATGTTTGCTGCAGCCATGAGTCTAGTCACGAGTACCTGATTGTTTTTGACAGGTCCTTTGACTCACTGACCATTCTTGGCATTCGTTTAGGTTCTGAACTATGATTCTGTTTCTCCCGGTGTAGTTTGGAAGCCCCAACTTAATGATTTCTGACCTCACTAAGTGCAAGGTTACATTCCAATGTACTCAGGAACTCCTTTCCCCGCCCTCTTCCCTTAAGCATATATGCTGCCGACGCGGAGGGCACCTCACTCGCTCTATAGGTAGCAAGACCAGTCGTACTTTAGGAACACGGATAAATCTTCATCCTTTGGCTCCTGAAGGGTGGGGGCGAAAACTTGTCACTTTAAGAGAGTTCACTCTTAAAGGGCTAAGGGAGAAGCTGCACCAAAGTATCGCGAGAACTGTGACCACCAGCGACTTCTCGCGATGTTTGGCCCGGCAAAGGGTGGCCATTTTGGAGTCCAGCCGGCGGCTGGTTGCCCCGGCGGCGTCTGCCAACCTGCTGCTGGGACCAAAGGTGGCTCCACGGGTGTCTGGCCCATGGGAGGCCGGACCGATACGATGTGGCGGCTCCGCTGCAAGGCCAAGGATGGCACCCATGTTTTGCAGGGGTTGTCCAGCCGGACCCGGGTGCGAGAACTCCAGGGCCAAATTGCCACCATCACCGGGATCGCCCCCGGCTGTCAGCGAATCCTCGTCGGATACCCGCCCGAGTGCCTGGATCTTAGCAACGGGGATACCGTTCTGGGGGATTTGCCCATCCAGTCAGGTAAGGGAATCGAGGCTGAGGCCAGGGAAAGGACTGGGAGGACGGAGAGGGGCGTGAGGGAGAACAGAGAACCAGTCAAGGTAAGCTGGCTGTGGGTCGGCTGGAGGCTTTGAGGACAAGGATAAGGATAAAGAACAGAGAACTCTTAACGGAGGCTGGGGCAAGTGTCTAGCAGCTCCTTGACTTTACACATAGTTGAAAGAGACAGGGAGGGCCCAACCTATGAGAGAAGCCTTGGAGTCCGCCCTTCCTCCGTCTGCTTTCTGGTCCACCTTGAGAACgtctcattcattttattttccctctgcgtccaaaaaagtataaaaaagtgGGACCTGTTTTCTCTGTCCTGATGGTTCTTTTCCCCTGTATCACTGAAAGATGATAGCAGGTCTGAAGGATGCAGGATATACTTTTTTGCTTTCCTGGCTTGTTTTGGCAATCAccttcatatatatttactttgaCAGTTAAGTATACTTATTTTAGAGTTTGCTTTTACACATCCAGTAAAGGCCCTTTGAAGTTCTGAACAACAGCAGTTATTTCTGTCCAGTATTAAAATTT comes from Diceros bicornis minor isolate mBicDic1 chromosome 4, mDicBic1.mat.cur, whole genome shotgun sequence and encodes:
- the YOD1 gene encoding ubiquitin thioesterase OTU1 isoform X2, giving the protein MFGPAKGGHFGVQPAAGCPGGVCQPAAGTKGGSTGVWPMGGRTDTMWRLRCKAKDGTHVLQGLSSRTRVRELQGQIATITGIAPGCQRILVGYPPECLDLSNGDTVLGDLPIQSVLDLFYF